A window of the Gossypium hirsutum isolate 1008001.06 chromosome A05, Gossypium_hirsutum_v2.1, whole genome shotgun sequence genome harbors these coding sequences:
- the LOC121229615 gene encoding probable WRKY transcription factor protein 1 — translation MAEESIGSPVTLDISGSDGGNSRRNSLAVADSVSSREKTLPRYLRASTGSCHDFCKYGKKHESEEIARHPFRKRIVEKLCDEPNLFRSLDLVQRKQTSTSESKSFPNFRSHTPDMPDTIKLQLPTCSPDGNNSRIHGVQLKKEKTSAAKLKSKHPPNSRSRHKSSDVVTPEVSTNSSNSQIPRNDEVLLEEKKTSIAKLRSSPNLKSHSSDASKVVQKGGSTSSKKVGVSSKEVSSKPNDKNFSKALSTSSKPKSQVEKLPLASVPSGASSVKRNSGSSDTKMRKRTVTSKVAVKKALASPRASLSPRASPARATSLTARKNLNLKVVPLKKNQNKVEKAESEQPPDEQKVRNNDALEEKTLYVIKMETENMLLESDKNENCAAELPPPVASSPKSSSLTMSPPLSSHGGRDEDESEYTEDDSDSEYYEDDEDETVNTEEVEHLERENGGRSRKGRMVFSEEKDSRPVKLSFRRGKVVDIQTENNGPRRLKFRRGRLLGVNQNIKAERRTFRTREVDGDMNDNEPCGEKVVLRHQDLQGKKDEKGLFNNVIEETASKLVETRKSKVKALVGAFETVISLQDGKPSSNTVT, via the coding sequence ATGGCTGAGGAGAGTATTGGTTCACCGGTGACACTAGATATTTCTGGGTCAGATGGGGGCAATTCGAGAAGAAACTCCTTGGCAGTGGCAGATTCGGTGAGCAGCAGGGAAAAAACTCTTCCTCGTTATCTGAGAGCTTCTACCGGCTCCTGTCATGATTTCTGCAAATATGGAAAGAAGCATGAATCTGAAGAGATCGCTAGACATCCTTTCCGGAAGAGGATTGTGGAAAAGCTGTGTGATGAGCCAAATTTATTTCGGAGCTTAGACTTAGTGCAGAGGAAGCAGACATCCACAAGTGAATCCAAATCTTTTCCCAATTTCCGATCTCATACCCCTGATATGCCTGACACTATCAAGCTTCAGTTGCCCACTTGCTCTCCTGATGGAAATAATTCTAGGATACATGGTGTTcagttgaagaaagaaaagacatCAGCTGCAAAGCTTAAGTCCAAACATCCACCCAATTCTCGTAGTCGTCACAAAAGCTCTGATGTTGTCACGCCTGAAGTGTCAACAAACTCTTCCAACAGCCAAATTCCTAGGAATGATGAAGTACTGTTGGAGGAAAAAAAGACATCAATTGCAAAGCTCAGATCTTCACCCAATTTGAAATCCCACTCATCCGATGCCTCGAAAGTCGTGCAGAAGGGTGGATCAACATCCTCTAAGAAAGTAGGAGTCTCTTCGAAAGAAGTCTCATCGAAACCTAATGACAAAAACTTTTCTAAAGCACTTAGTACTTCTTCGAAGCCGAAATCTCAGGTAGAAAAGCTTCCTTTGGCTTCTGTCCCTTCAGGAGCTTCAAGTGTTAAGAGAAACAGTGGAAGTAGTGATACAAAGATGAGGAAGAGGACTGTGACCTCCAAAGTAGCTGTAAAGAAAGCATTGGCATCGCCAAGAGCCTCATTGTCTCCGAGAGCTTCTCCTGCTAGAGCTACAAGTCTAACTGCAAGGAAGAACCTAAACTTAAAAGTTGTGCCTCTAAAGAAGAATCAGAACAAAGTTGAAAAGGCTGAATCAGAGCAACCTCCTGATGAACAAAAGGTACGCAATAACGACGCACTTGAAGAGAAAACCCTGTATGTGATCAAGATGGAGACAGAAAATATGTTGTTGGAAtctgataaaaatgaaaattgtgcTGCTGAATTGCCTCCACCTGTTGCTTCATCTCCCAAGTCATCCTCCCTTACAATGTCTCCACCTTTGTCATCACATGGTGGGAGAGATGAAGACGAGTCTGAGTATACAGAGGATGACTCAGACTCTGAATAttatgaagatgatgaagatgaaaCTGTAAATACTGAAGAAGTAGAACATTTGGAACGAGAAAATGGCGGAAGGTCCAGAAAGGGTAGGATGGTATTCTCCGAAGAAAAGGATAGCCGGCCTGTGAAATTATCTTTTAGGAGAGGAAAGGTTGTTGACATTCAGACCGAGAATAATGGTCCAAGGAGGCTCAAGTTCAGGCGAGGAAGATTACTTGGGGTCAACCAAAATATTAAGGCTGAGCGGAGAACCTTTAGGACAAGAGAAGTTGATGGCGACATGAATGACAATGAACCTTGTGGGGAAAAAGTTGTTTTGAGACACCAGGATTTGCagggaaagaaagatgaaaagggTTTGTTTAACAATGTCATTGAAGAAACTGCTAGTAAACTCGTTGAAACCCGGAAAAGTAAGGTTAAGGCCTTGGTTGGTGCATTTGAAACTGTCATCTCCCTCCAAGACGGCAAACCTTCATCAAACACCGTCACTTGA